One window of Botrimarina mediterranea genomic DNA carries:
- a CDS encoding GxxExxY protein, with product MHEPSEAADRLAKQIWESALEVHRVLGAGFLESVYERALEVELSARGIEFARQHPVALTYKGVPVGDARLDFLIGGLVVVELKSVDLLHAIHHAQVLNYLRATSLELGLLINFNVPLLKDGFKRIVLT from the coding sequence GTGCATGAGCCTAGTGAAGCCGCCGATCGACTGGCGAAGCAGATTTGGGAGTCTGCTCTTGAAGTCCATCGCGTCCTTGGTGCTGGATTCTTGGAATCGGTATATGAAAGAGCTTTGGAAGTCGAGCTATCCGCGCGAGGAATCGAATTCGCCCGACAACATCCCGTTGCTCTTACTTACAAGGGAGTGCCGGTCGGCGATGCGAGGCTTGATTTCTTGATTGGTGGTCTTGTTGTCGTGGAATTGAAGTCCGTCGATTTGCTTCATGCGATCCATCATGCTCAAGTCCTCAATTACCTTCGTGCGACCAGTCTTGAGCTGGGTCTGCTGATCAACTTCAACGTGCCGTTACTTAAAGACGGCTTCAAGAGAATCGTACTTACCTAA